A stretch of Noviherbaspirillum cavernae DNA encodes these proteins:
- a CDS encoding acetyl-CoA hydrolase/transferase family protein, giving the protein MYKDRIRHSALLSKVMPAQDAARLFRNGMTVGMSGFTRAGDAKAMPAALAERARHEPLRLTLITGASLGNGSDGLMAEAGLLARRLPFQSDATLRGKINAGEVMFIDQHLSETAEHLRSHSIAPVDIAVIEATAIAEDGSIVPTMSVGNSVSFVQQARQVIVEINLSTPLALEGLHDIYTPGRLPLREPIPLLGPQQRIGATTIAVDPARIAAIVITDSPDSPSTILPPDAETEAIAGHVIAFLENEVKAGRMSAELLPLQAGIGTIANAVLHGLVGSPFSNMTMFSEVLQDSAIELLDSGQLAFASASSITLSSAMHDKFMRNIEHYRSKIVLRPQEISNHPEVVRRLGIIALNTALEFDLYGNVNSTHVGGTRMMNGIGGSGDFARNGHLSMFVSKSVAKNGSISSVVPMVTHVDHTEHDVDVLVTEWGLADLRGLAPRERAPLIIERCAHPDYRPQLRAYFEEACRGGGHTPHVLEKAMSWHVRYQSSQTMLAA; this is encoded by the coding sequence ATGTACAAGGACCGTATTCGCCACTCGGCACTCCTGAGCAAGGTGATGCCGGCGCAAGACGCCGCGCGGCTTTTCAGGAACGGCATGACCGTCGGCATGAGCGGCTTCACGCGCGCCGGCGATGCCAAGGCGATGCCGGCCGCGCTGGCGGAACGCGCCAGACACGAGCCCTTGCGCCTGACCCTGATCACCGGCGCTTCGCTCGGCAACGGCAGCGATGGGCTGATGGCCGAGGCCGGCCTGCTGGCGCGCCGCCTGCCCTTCCAGTCTGATGCCACCCTGCGCGGCAAGATCAATGCCGGCGAGGTCATGTTCATCGACCAGCATCTGTCCGAGACCGCCGAGCATTTGCGCTCGCACAGCATCGCGCCGGTCGATATCGCCGTGATCGAGGCCACCGCCATCGCGGAAGACGGCAGCATCGTGCCCACCATGTCGGTCGGCAATTCCGTCAGCTTCGTGCAGCAGGCGCGGCAGGTCATCGTCGAAATCAATCTCAGCACGCCGCTGGCGCTGGAAGGCTTGCATGACATTTACACGCCGGGCCGCCTGCCGCTGCGCGAGCCGATCCCGCTGCTCGGTCCGCAGCAGCGCATCGGCGCAACGACCATTGCCGTGGATCCGGCGCGTATCGCCGCCATCGTGATCACCGACAGTCCGGACAGCCCCTCGACCATTCTGCCGCCCGATGCCGAAACCGAGGCGATCGCCGGTCACGTGATTGCGTTTCTGGAGAACGAAGTCAAGGCAGGGCGCATGAGCGCGGAGCTGCTGCCCTTGCAGGCCGGCATCGGCACCATCGCCAATGCCGTGCTGCACGGACTGGTCGGCTCGCCGTTCAGCAACATGACGATGTTCTCGGAAGTGTTGCAGGACAGTGCCATCGAGTTGCTCGATTCCGGCCAGCTGGCGTTCGCATCCGCATCGTCGATCACCCTGTCGTCGGCAATGCACGACAAATTCATGCGCAATATCGAACACTACCGTTCGAAGATCGTGCTGCGCCCGCAGGAAATCAGCAATCATCCTGAGGTGGTGCGCAGGCTCGGCATCATCGCCCTGAACACTGCGCTGGAATTCGATCTCTACGGCAACGTCAATTCGACGCACGTCGGCGGGACCCGCATGATGAACGGCATCGGCGGTTCCGGTGACTTTGCGCGCAACGGGCATCTGTCGATGTTCGTCAGCAAATCGGTGGCGAAGAACGGCAGCATTTCCAGCGTCGTGCCGATGGTCACGCACGTCGACCATACCGAGCACGATGTCGATGTCCTCGTCACGGAATGGGGGCTGGCCGACCTGCGCGGTCTGGCCCCGCGTGAACGGGCGCCGCTGATCATCGAACGCTGCGCCCATCCCGACTATCGCCCGCAGTTGCGCGCCTACTTCGAGGAAGCCTGCCGGGGCGGCGGCCACACGCCGCACGTGCTGGAGAAAGCGATGTCCTGGCATGTGCGTTATCAGTCGTCGCAAACCATGCTGGCTGCCTGA
- a CDS encoding CaiB/BaiF CoA transferase family protein codes for MTLTANTRGPLAGLIVLDLTRVLAGPYCTLLLADLGARVIKVEMPEIGDDARHIGPFIHNDDGPPTSAYFFSVNRNKESIALNLKVEADRLLFDKLLASADILVENFTPGTMDKLGYGWDVLHGRHPALILASISGFGQTGPYRALPAYDMVVQAMGGVLSLTGEEGGPPTRVGVSIGDIGAGMFAAIGVQAAIIERMRTGIGKHVDIAMLDSQVALLENALARYQVDGVVPGPIGSRHPSITPFGVFKAQDGYLVVAAGNDRMFPRLCDAIGLPDAKTDPRFATNPLRCEHHAALKMLIEQALAARTAAAWLHHLTSVGIPCGPVNDVAGVMRDPQINARGMLMELPLPNGKPFITAACPIQFVGEEPQASQPAPDLDQHRASLLNELGV; via the coding sequence ATGACACTCACTGCCAACACCCGTGGTCCGCTCGCCGGCCTGATCGTGCTCGATCTCACCCGCGTGCTCGCCGGCCCCTATTGCACCCTGCTGCTTGCCGATCTTGGCGCGCGCGTCATCAAGGTGGAAATGCCGGAGATCGGCGACGATGCCCGCCATATCGGCCCGTTCATTCACAACGATGATGGGCCGCCGACGTCTGCCTATTTTTTCTCCGTGAATCGCAACAAGGAATCGATTGCACTCAACCTGAAAGTCGAAGCGGATCGCCTCCTGTTCGACAAGCTGCTCGCAAGCGCCGATATCCTCGTGGAGAACTTCACGCCCGGCACCATGGACAAGCTGGGCTATGGATGGGATGTCTTGCATGGCCGTCATCCGGCCCTGATACTTGCCTCGATTTCAGGCTTCGGACAAACCGGGCCATACCGCGCACTGCCGGCCTACGACATGGTGGTGCAGGCAATGGGAGGCGTTCTGAGCCTGACAGGAGAGGAAGGCGGTCCGCCAACCCGCGTCGGCGTATCGATCGGTGATATCGGCGCAGGCATGTTCGCGGCCATCGGCGTTCAGGCGGCAATCATCGAGCGCATGCGGACCGGCATTGGCAAGCATGTCGACATTGCCATGCTCGATTCGCAGGTGGCGCTGCTGGAAAATGCGCTCGCACGCTATCAGGTGGATGGCGTCGTGCCCGGCCCCATCGGCTCGCGTCATCCATCAATTACGCCATTCGGCGTGTTCAAGGCGCAGGATGGCTATCTGGTGGTAGCAGCCGGCAACGACCGCATGTTCCCGCGCCTGTGCGATGCGATCGGACTGCCCGACGCGAAGACCGACCCCAGGTTCGCCACGAATCCGCTGCGTTGCGAACATCATGCCGCGCTCAAGATGCTGATCGAACAAGCCCTCGCCGCCCGAACCGCCGCTGCATGGCTGCATCACCTCACCTCGGTCGGCATTCCGTGCGGCCCGGTCAACGACGTCGCCGGCGTCATGCGCGATCCGCAAATAAACGCGCGCGGCATGCTGATGGAACTGCCGCTGCCAAACGGCAAACCCTTCATTACGGCGGCCTGCCCGATCCAGTTCGTCGGTGAGGAGCCGCAGGCATCTCAGCCGGCACCCGATCTGGACCAGCATCGAGCCTCGCTGCTCAACGAACTCGGTGTTTGA
- a CDS encoding bestrophin family protein, giving the protein MIVRDRPSGLRLFLTMRGSILSRIWKSLLVTTVLAIVVTLTGGVLMHHKITLTTIPFTLMGLPLAIFLGFRNNSAYDRYWEGRKLWGELVLRSRNFSRQCLSLVGPVPPGKVDGVGVDIDVRARMIHRAIAFAHALRHQLRDSDSTAELKSLLTADEWQRLAKASHKPHFLMERMGEDLRHCLNDGRIDTVLTASIDATLSAMVAAGAACERIKNTPIPFSYTLLLHRTAYLYCFLLPFGLVDSLGFMTPFVVGIVAYTFFGLDALGDEIEEPFGVSANDLPLEAICRVIEINLRESLAEENVPRPFAPVDYQLT; this is encoded by the coding sequence ATGATCGTCCGTGACCGGCCATCGGGGCTGCGCTTGTTCCTGACGATGCGGGGATCGATCCTGTCGCGGATCTGGAAGAGCCTGCTGGTGACGACCGTGCTGGCGATCGTCGTGACGCTTACCGGCGGCGTGCTGATGCACCACAAGATCACGCTGACAACGATTCCCTTCACGCTGATGGGATTGCCGCTGGCCATCTTCCTCGGCTTTCGCAACAACTCCGCCTATGACCGTTACTGGGAAGGGCGCAAGCTGTGGGGGGAGCTGGTCCTCAGGAGCCGCAATTTCTCCCGGCAGTGCCTGAGCCTGGTCGGACCGGTTCCGCCGGGCAAGGTCGATGGAGTCGGCGTTGACATTGATGTACGCGCGCGCATGATCCACCGCGCCATCGCCTTCGCACATGCATTGCGCCATCAGCTGCGCGACTCCGACAGCACGGCCGAACTGAAATCCTTGCTGACGGCAGACGAATGGCAGCGCCTCGCCAAGGCATCCCACAAGCCGCACTTCCTGATGGAGCGCATGGGCGAAGACCTGCGGCACTGCCTGAACGATGGCCGGATCGACACCGTCCTGACGGCATCAATCGATGCCACGCTGTCGGCAATGGTGGCGGCGGGCGCGGCATGCGAACGAATCAAGAATACGCCGATTCCTTTTTCGTATACGCTGCTGCTGCACCGGACAGCCTACCTGTATTGCTTCCTGCTGCCCTTCGGACTGGTGGATTCGCTCGGATTCATGACGCCGTTTGTCGTTGGCATCGTTGCCTACACGTTCTTCGGACTGGATGCGTTGGGCGACGAGATTGAAGAACCGTTCGGTGTTTCGGCCAACGACCTGCCGCTCGAAGCGATCTGCCGGGTCATTGAAATCAATCTGCGCGAATCACTTGCAGAGGAGAACGTCCCTCGACCCTTTGCGCCGGTGGACTACCAGCTCACCTGA
- a CDS encoding enoyl-CoA hydratase/isomerase family protein: MSVESTPVLSRPAEHVAFIELNRPANANRIQPDDLAELERLLDQCEVDEQVHVLILTGRGKYFSAGYDLRALASGVGVNQRSHEGDDSAFEHVANRLESTRLITIAAINGPVIGGATDFALACDLRLGEESAYMLMPAARFGLPLYAGALQRYVSRLGLSHAKRLVFMAEKVPATDMLATGFLHEILPADALLARALAVGVDIAAMPSRPLAAMKQVLNAAAYGQGTAPDQRAALLAAYDGPAIAERAMAAQRQRASR, from the coding sequence ATGAGTGTAGAATCGACGCCGGTACTCTCCCGGCCGGCAGAGCACGTTGCTTTTATCGAATTGAATCGCCCCGCGAATGCCAACCGCATACAACCGGACGATCTGGCGGAACTGGAGCGCCTGCTGGATCAATGCGAGGTCGACGAGCAGGTCCACGTACTGATTCTCACAGGGCGTGGCAAGTATTTCAGTGCCGGCTACGATCTGCGCGCACTGGCTTCCGGCGTCGGCGTGAATCAGCGGTCCCACGAGGGGGACGACAGCGCTTTTGAACATGTGGCAAACCGGCTGGAAAGCACTCGCCTGATCACCATTGCGGCCATCAACGGCCCCGTCATCGGCGGTGCGACCGATTTTGCGCTCGCCTGCGACCTGCGCCTTGGCGAGGAAAGCGCCTACATGCTGATGCCGGCGGCGCGCTTCGGCCTCCCGCTCTACGCCGGCGCGCTCCAGCGCTATGTCAGCCGGCTCGGCCTGAGCCACGCCAAGCGACTCGTATTCATGGCGGAAAAAGTACCGGCGACAGACATGTTGGCGACAGGCTTTCTGCACGAAATCCTGCCGGCCGATGCGCTACTGGCGCGGGCGCTGGCCGTCGGTGTTGACATCGCGGCCATGCCGAGCCGGCCGCTGGCGGCAATGAAGCAGGTGCTCAACGCCGCCGCATATGGTCAAGGCACCGCGCCCGACCAGCGCGCCGCCCTGCTGGCTGCCTACGATGGTCCGGCAATCGCCGAACGCGCAATGGCCGCACAGCGTCAACGGGCTTCGCGTTGA
- a CDS encoding GntR family transcriptional regulator produces the protein MSKQITSESLADTVRAAMEKGFLDGTFLPGQVFDERSLAEKFGVSRTPVREAILRLVAQGLLQVLPRAGVLVPKLSIKELLSLLEMLAELEGVCAKFAARRMDSVERHALREAFHVCEAAAAAAQVAAYQEANTRFHEVIYAGSRNEWARNQIRALRLRCASYQRSRFDLSGRLEQSLQEHREVLERIEAGDGEGARHAMIEHISVGGRDFAEFVSSLPADLLGSE, from the coding sequence ATGAGCAAGCAAATCACTTCAGAGAGTCTGGCGGACACCGTTCGAGCCGCCATGGAAAAAGGCTTCCTTGATGGAACATTTCTTCCGGGACAAGTTTTTGACGAACGTTCATTGGCAGAAAAATTCGGCGTTTCCCGGACGCCGGTGCGAGAAGCCATCCTTCGGCTGGTCGCGCAGGGACTTTTGCAAGTCCTGCCCCGCGCGGGCGTGCTGGTGCCGAAGCTGAGCATCAAGGAATTGTTGTCGCTGCTGGAAATGCTGGCCGAACTGGAAGGCGTGTGTGCCAAATTCGCTGCCAGGCGCATGGACAGCGTTGAACGGCATGCATTGCGGGAAGCCTTCCATGTATGTGAAGCCGCGGCAGCCGCCGCACAAGTCGCTGCCTATCAGGAAGCCAACACCCGATTCCATGAAGTGATCTACGCGGGCAGCAGAAATGAATGGGCCAGAAATCAGATTCGCGCCCTGCGTCTGCGCTGCGCCAGTTATCAGCGTTCGCGCTTCGATCTTTCAGGACGACTGGAACAATCGTTGCAGGAACACCGGGAAGTCCTTGAAAGGATCGAGGCTGGTGACGGGGAGGGCGCGCGACATGCAATGATTGAACATATCTCGGTAGGCGGACGCGACTTCGCCGAATTCGTCAGCTCGCTGCCTGCGGACTTGCTGGGCAGCGAGTGA
- a CDS encoding LysR family transcriptional regulator gives MDIRSLRYFVETVRLNSFTQAAEALHVTQSTISKMVRQLESEVGAPLLIRDGRKLALTDTGRVVFERGQEMLATMRQLTLEVRDTQALRHGSLAIGIPPMINLLVTPVLKAFRERHPGITLSLREDTGQAIERQVAAGELEIGMTVLPAAPDLNLVSDSIASYPIWALARAGTFPKHRTTLRFKVLRDMPLVLLKDDFALTRTLRRAFDEAGFAPKIAAQSGQWDWLLAMASAGLGVALLPEPFINRLATERLDAIRIVEPEVSWQVAQIWNGRYLSHAASAWMQVCRDVLDARIRE, from the coding sequence GTGGATATTCGCTCCCTCCGCTATTTCGTCGAAACCGTTCGGCTCAACAGCTTCACCCAGGCCGCCGAGGCCTTGCACGTTACGCAATCGACCATCAGCAAAATGGTGCGCCAGCTGGAGAGTGAAGTGGGCGCGCCCTTGCTGATCCGCGATGGACGCAAGCTGGCGCTGACCGATACCGGCCGCGTCGTGTTCGAGCGCGGACAAGAAATGCTGGCGACGATGCGTCAGCTGACGCTGGAAGTGCGCGATACACAGGCATTGCGGCACGGCAGCCTGGCGATCGGCATTCCGCCGATGATCAATCTGCTGGTCACGCCGGTACTCAAGGCCTTTCGCGAGCGCCATCCGGGCATCACGCTGAGCCTGCGGGAAGACACCGGCCAGGCCATCGAACGCCAGGTCGCGGCAGGTGAACTGGAAATCGGCATGACGGTGCTGCCGGCCGCCCCCGATCTGAACCTGGTGTCGGACTCCATTGCGAGCTACCCCATCTGGGCGCTGGCGCGGGCCGGCACGTTTCCGAAGCATCGCACCACGCTCCGCTTCAAGGTGCTGCGCGACATGCCGCTGGTCTTGCTCAAGGACGATTTCGCACTGACCCGCACACTGCGCCGTGCTTTTGACGAGGCCGGCTTTGCGCCGAAGATCGCCGCGCAAAGTGGCCAGTGGGACTGGCTGCTGGCAATGGCATCCGCCGGACTCGGCGTGGCGCTGCTGCCCGAACCCTTCATCAACCGTCTTGCGACCGAGCGCCTGGACGCCATACGCATCGTCGAACCGGAAGTGTCCTGGCAGGTCGCGCAGATATGGAATGGCCGCTATCTATCGCATGCGGCGAGCGCGTGGATGCAGGTGTGCCGGGATGTGCTGGATGCGCGCATCAGGGAGTAA